Sequence from the Bremerella volcania genome:
ACTTCCCGAGCTTCTCGGTGGGTGAATGCCGTCCGATTCGTGGCCCTGGCCGACGTGAAATCGGTCACGGTGCTTTGGCCGAACGTAGCGTGAACCCCGTTCTGCCGGCTGCCGAAGACTTCCCCTACACGATCCGTGTGATCTCCGACATTCTGGAATCCAACGGCTCCAGCTCGATGGCTTCGGTCTGTGGTGCGACCCTCGGTTTGATGGCCGCTGGCGTGCCGATCACCAACCCGGTGGCCGGTATCTCGATCGGCCTGGTGAAGGAAGGGGACGACTACGTCCTCTTGACTGACATCCTGGGTGAAGAGGATCACCATGGCGACATGGACTTCAAGGTCGCTGGTACCCAGAACGGGATTACCGGCATCCAGTTGGACCTCAAGATCAAGGGGATCAACGAAGACATCATCCGCAAGACGCTCGTTCAGGCTCGCGAAGCCCGTATCGAGATCCTTCGCAAGATGCTGACCACCATCAGCCAGCCGAAGGACGATACGTCGAAGTGGGCTCCGCGCATGATGCGTACCAAGATCAACCCAGAAAAGATCGGCTTGTTGATCGGTCCTGGCGGCAAGACGATTCGCGCCATCCAGGAAGAAACCGGCGCGACGATCGACGTCGAAGACGACGGCACCGTGATTGTTGCCAGCGGCAACCTGGAATGGGCCGAAGCCGCCATGGTTCGCGTCCAGGCCATCACCGGCGAAGTCGAAGTCGGCAAGATCTACGAAGGCCGCGTCACGAGCGTGAAGGACTTCGGTGCGTTCGTCGAAATCCTGCCAGGCCGCGACGGCTTGTGCCACATCAGCGAACTGTCGACCGAATACGTTTCGGACGTCAACTCGGTGGTCAAGGTCGGCGACATCCTGGCCGTGAAGGTCCTGCTGGTCGACGAACACGACCGCGTCAAGCTGAGCCACAAGGCCACCTTGCCCGGCGGCGATGCCCCGGCCGGCGAAGGTGACGAAGAGCTGGAAACGGCCGGTTCGCGCGGCGGTGACCGTGGCGGCCGCGGCGGCGATCGCCGTGACCGTGGCGACCGTGGCGGTGATCGCGGAGGCCGCGGCGGCGACCGCGGTGGTGATCGCGGACGCCGACGTCCTCGTCGTGAAGACTAAGAGCTTCGAGCGACAGTTCTAAGTTCAACGGATAATTGATCGCCCGGAGTACGGAAGTGCTCCGGGCGTTTTCGTGAGAACAACCATGGATCATCATTCCTCATCGCATGACTCGCGCGAAAAATCGCGCGATCAGTACCTGGTCGACCAGTACAACGAGATCGCCCGCCTGGCCGGGTCGCTGGCGCACGAGATCAAGACGCCGTTGTCGGTCATTCGGATGAATATGGAACTGCTGGCCGAGGATCTCGACGATCCGCAGACGCCTCAGCAGCGGCGGGCCAAGCAGAAGATCGAGACGGTGCAGGAGCAATGCGAGCGGCTGCAAGGGCTGCTGAATGACTTTCTGCGGTTTGCCCGGATCCGGGATTTGAACTTACTGCCGGGCAGCCTGAACGAGCAGATCGAGCGGGTACTCAACTTCGTCGAACCCCAGGCCCAGCGGCAAGGGGTCGAGATCATTCGCTACCTCGATTCTGAGCTTCCCAGCATCGACCTCGATTCCGAGCTTCTCTATTCGGCCCTCTTGAACCTGGTGGTCAACGCGATTCAGGCCATGCCGGACGGAGGTTCGCTGATGGTGCAAACCCGTGAGTTTCGCAGTGGGGTGCTGTTGCGGCTGGTCGATACCGGCTGCGGGATGAGCGATACGACGGCCTTGCGGATGTTCGATCCGTTCTATTCGACCAAGGAGGGGGGCTCGGGTCTCGGATTGCCGCTGGCCAAGAAGATTATCGAAGCCCACCATGCGATCATAGACGTGCAAAGCGAACTGGGTCGCGGAACGCAGTTTACGCTCGAATTTCCCCTGCCTAAGCGAATTGGCAGCAAGAAGTCAAATTCGTCTGAAGAGGAGTCAGCTGAATCGGACGGCTGATGACGTGGCAGAAGAAATAAGCCACAGAGGACACAGAGGTCACCGAGGAAAAGAAAGAGCAACCACGGATGGGAAGCACCAGTTGAAAGCGTGCCACTCTTGGACGAGGCAGAAGTAGCACCTCTTTCCTCTTCGTATCCGTGTTTGTCCGTGTCATCCGTGGTTAAAAATTCTTTCCTCCCCTCGGTGATCTCGGTGTGCTCTGTGGCTAACCCTCTTTTCCAAGACCCTCAACCAGAGAACGGTTCTAGAGGAATTGGCACTTCTTCGGTACGATGATGGCATGACGCAAGACGCCCAAACCCAGCCACAATCCGATACGCTCGATGTCCAGCCGGACCAGTTCCGGGTACTAGTCGTCGACAATGACAAGGCCCACGCCATGACCATGGCCGAGAGCCTGGAACGGATCGGGTTTGTCTGCACCGTGGCCACCAGCGGGCCGGAGGGGGCCGAGAAGATCCTGGCCGAGCCTTTCGAGATCGTCGTGACCGACCTGGTCATGAACGACATCGACGGTATGGGCATCTTGCAACTCACCAAAGAGAACCGCCCCAACTGCGAGGTGATCGTCGTCACCGGGCACGCGACCGTTTCGACCGCCGTCGAAGCGATGCAGAACGAGGCGCTCAACTTCCTGGAGAAGCCCCTCACGCCGGATAAGCTTCGTGCCGCCGCGCTCAAGGCGGCTCAGACGATTCAGCTTAAACGGCAGAACTCGGAATTGATGCGGCGGCTGGACGAGAAGTTCGGCTTCGAAGGGCTCATCTATTCCAGCAACAAAATGCGGCAGGTCGTGCAGCGATTGCAGCGCATCGCCCCGACCGACGCCAGCGTGTTGATCCTCGGCGAGACCGGCACCGGGAAGGAAGTCGTCGCCCAGGCCATCCATCAGAACAGCCCCCGCAAGAAGAAGCCGTTCGTGCCGCTGAACTGCGCCGAGCTGAGCGAGCACCTGCTGGAAAGCGAACTGTTCGGTCACGCCAAAGGGGCGTACACCGACGCGGCCAGCGAACGTATCGGCCGCCTGGAGTATGCCAATGGCGGCACGTTGTTTCTGGACGAAATCGGCGACATGCCGATGGCCACCCAGGTGAAGCTATTGCGGGTACTGGAATCAGGCGAGATTACCCGCGTCGGCGAGAACAAGCCGATCCGCATCAACGTGCGGCTGCTCTCGGCGACCAACGCCGACCTGGAAACGGCCATCGCGGCCGGGACGTTCCGCTCGGACCTGTACCATCGCCTGCGGATCGTGACGGTTCAGCTTCCGCCGCTACGGGATCGCCCCGACGACATCCTGCCGCTGTTCGATCACTTCCTGAAAGTCTTTTCCAAGAAGCACGACAAGAAGGTGCGGGGGATCGACCGAACGGTGTTTCAGCGCTGTTTGGATTACGACTGGCCTGGCAACGTTCGGCAGCTGCGGAATTTCGCCGAGAGCATGGTCGTGCTCGATCTGGATGGAACGATCGGCCTGGATGACTTGCCGCCGGAGTTGATTCAGGAAGGGGACGACCTGGTTCCACCGATCGATCCCAAGCCGGCCGTTTCCACCAATGGCGAAATGCCCAACATGGTTGGCCAGTCGATCAGCGACGTCGAGAAGTGGTTGATTGGCGAAACGCTGAAAGCGACCAGCGGCAATCGCGAAGAAGCGGCCAAGATGCTGGGAATTGGTGAGCGGACCCTCTATCGCAAAATCAAAGAATACGGATTACGCGGCGACTGATCTCGTCTGGCCGAATCGAAGGGAGTTGGCAGCGGATGCCGAAGATTCAACAACTTTCTGCAAGTGTCGTCAACAAGATCGCGGCCGGCGAAGTGATCGAGCGCCCAGCGAGCGCCGTCAAAGAGTTGATGGAGAACTCGCTCGACGCCGGGGCCACGCGGATTGACGTTACCATCGAGCACGGCGGAGCCGAACTGATTCGCATTGCCGACGATGGCTGCGGCATCGCACCCGAAGACATGCCGCTCACCATCGCTTCGCACGCAACCAGCAAGATCGGAAGCGCCGAAGATCTGTTTCACGTCCGTACGCTCGGCTTTCGCGGGGAGGCGCTCGCGTCGATCTCGGAGGTGAGTCAATTCCTGCTGCGTAGCCGTACTCGCGATGCCGATTGCGGCAGCGAAATGCTCGTGCATGGGGGCAACGTCCAGGAAGCCCAGCCGTGCGGCTGCCCGCCGGGGACGATCATCGAGATCCGCAACCTGTTCTACAACACGCCGGTTCGCAAGAAGTTCCTGAAGACGACCCAGACCGAATTCGGCCACATCAGCGAAGCGTTCACCCGGATGGCGCTAGCCTACCCGCAGGTTCACTTCACGCTCAAGCATGGCACGCGGCTGGTGCACGACTTGCCGCCGTGCCATGACCTTCGCGAGCGGATTCGCATCTTCTTTGGCGCGG
This genomic interval carries:
- a CDS encoding two-component system sensor histidine kinase NtrB, whose protein sequence is MDHHSSSHDSREKSRDQYLVDQYNEIARLAGSLAHEIKTPLSVIRMNMELLAEDLDDPQTPQQRRAKQKIETVQEQCERLQGLLNDFLRFARIRDLNLLPGSLNEQIERVLNFVEPQAQRQGVEIIRYLDSELPSIDLDSELLYSALLNLVVNAIQAMPDGGSLMVQTREFRSGVLLRLVDTGCGMSDTTALRMFDPFYSTKEGGSGLGLPLAKKIIEAHHAIIDVQSELGRGTQFTLEFPLPKRIGSKKSNSSEEESAESDG
- a CDS encoding sigma-54-dependent transcriptional regulator, whose product is MTQDAQTQPQSDTLDVQPDQFRVLVVDNDKAHAMTMAESLERIGFVCTVATSGPEGAEKILAEPFEIVVTDLVMNDIDGMGILQLTKENRPNCEVIVVTGHATVSTAVEAMQNEALNFLEKPLTPDKLRAAALKAAQTIQLKRQNSELMRRLDEKFGFEGLIYSSNKMRQVVQRLQRIAPTDASVLILGETGTGKEVVAQAIHQNSPRKKKPFVPLNCAELSEHLLESELFGHAKGAYTDAASERIGRLEYANGGTLFLDEIGDMPMATQVKLLRVLESGEITRVGENKPIRINVRLLSATNADLETAIAAGTFRSDLYHRLRIVTVQLPPLRDRPDDILPLFDHFLKVFSKKHDKKVRGIDRTVFQRCLDYDWPGNVRQLRNFAESMVVLDLDGTIGLDDLPPELIQEGDDLVPPIDPKPAVSTNGEMPNMVGQSISDVEKWLIGETLKATSGNREEAAKMLGIGERTLYRKIKEYGLRGD